The nucleotide sequence CATGGCACGTCCCAATAAAATGGCTTTGCTCTTGCCACTGGCAGTTGTGGCAGTTGTGGGCATGATGATTTTCCCCATGCCAATTGCACTGCTTGATTTCTTGCTGATGTGCAATATCTCACTTGCCTTATGTTTGTTGATCAGCACCGTCTACCTTCGGGAACCAGCAAAATTTACTTCCCTACCGACAATTCTACTCTTAACGACACTGTTTCGCTTAGGCTTAAATATTGCCACGACTCGTCAGTTGCTGGGCTATGGAGAGGCGCCAGAAGTAGTGATTGCTTTTGGCAATTTTGTTGTGGGCGGCAGCCTTGTTGTTGGTGCAGTGATCTTTCTGATTATCACGATTGTTCAATTCCTAGTGATTGCTAAAGGAGCAGAGCGTATTGCAGAAGTTGCGGCACGCTTTAGCTTGGATGCGATGCCAGGAAAACAAATGTCAATCGATGCTGACGTGCGCGCAGGGATTCTAAGCTTACAAGAAGCTAAACAAAAACGCTGGGAATTACAGCAAGAGTCTAAACTCTACGGCGCACTTGATGGTGCAATGAAGTTTGTCAAAGGTGATGCGATTGCAGGTATTGTTATTACTTTAATTAATATCTGTGCCGGTTTAATTCTGGGAGTAACTTACTTTGATCTCCCCTTTGCTGAGGCGCTACATCGCTACACTATTTTTACAATCGGCGATGGCTTAGTCTCTCAAATTCCTGCTGTGCTTGTCGCAGTAGCTGCGGGTCTCGCGGTGACTCGAGTTGAAGCTCAGAATGAATCATTACTCGGGGAAGATCTGATCAATCAGCTTGGCCGTGAACCACAGGCGCTGGCGACAACAGGAATTGTACTGCTCGTGCTTGCTGCAATTCCAGGACTTCCGCACCTTCCTTTTATTTTTAGTGGGCTCAGCTTTTTAGGAGTTTCACGGGTCAAGGGATTACTTTTAAATTCCGCTGCCCAGCTTGAGGCGGACGCAAATTTTGAGCCGAAAATTATTTCACCCATAAAAATTAGCATCAGTTCGCTACTTTTACCGAAAATCCAAGCTGAGAAATGTTTTGCGCGGAATTTGCAAGCTTTACGCACGAAGGTTTTCGAAACTTGGGGAGTCGTTATTCCAGAGCCGCAACTTGATATTCGCTCGAACTTAGCTGCAAATCATGTTGAAATCTACTTCAACGCTATGCTCTATCGCAGCCACGAAATTGAAAATAGTAATGCACCAATTAGCGATAGCGCGTGCACTGCAGCAATTCTTAGTGACTTCGCAACATTTATTGAAAGTTCGTTGGC is from bacterium and encodes:
- a CDS encoding FHIPEP family type III secretion protein, whose product is MARPNKMALLLPLAVVAVVGMMIFPMPIALLDFLLMCNISLALCLLISTVYLREPAKFTSLPTILLLTTLFRLGLNIATTRQLLGYGEAPEVVIAFGNFVVGGSLVVGAVIFLIITIVQFLVIAKGAERIAEVAARFSLDAMPGKQMSIDADVRAGILSLQEAKQKRWELQQESKLYGALDGAMKFVKGDAIAGIVITLINICAGLILGVTYFDLPFAEALHRYTIFTIGDGLVSQIPAVLVAVAAGLAVTRVEAQNESLLGEDLINQLGREPQALATTGIVLLVLAAIPGLPHLPFIFSGLSFLGVSRVKGLLLNSAAQLEADANFEPKIISPIKISISSLLLPKIQAEKCFARNLQALRTKVFETWGVVIPEPQLDIRSNLAANHVEIYFNAMLYRSHEIENSNAPISDSACTAAILSDFATFIESSLAEFIDDNQTRILLDLHHPQCEDLITNLIPKQLSITALTTILRSLIEEKTPVRELRKILQTIAESLQTRDDAQIRPVIAGPKDLRLLPELQALAKNSITLRTHELLAEVRAALARSITTQVANGRTSLRVIALTPDFDHLITTVAVGQAPLLPENSEQIFQVIAENPTADLVLTGKYSRRYIYEMLAHQAIGLPVIALGELTRDVELEVIAQVKAPEQEVSAAEQPLASQQVVALRTFENTRHAA